Proteins from a single region of Coregonus clupeaformis isolate EN_2021a chromosome 35, ASM2061545v1, whole genome shotgun sequence:
- the LOC121551604 gene encoding uncharacterized protein LOC121551604, with product MVRTLNNMAALRASRFGCPSPRHGLKLLFWFANDYIFFDNDNQMVVIDNPEEGGFGFHHFQNRLECDNNVCKKLLPDDGYPFYEVGNLHLTASDSMPEYVSEDYTGHIDNSNMDRLIISMRPDRTVDKVYVTQHEDLRSFDPVNTYRLSRGLLMIICSHSSADMSLEDFLEQAGYSTHAQIPFTSLAPSPSPSPAPSPSPSHTPSPAPSPAPRESRDIRINMEAGSRAPPRAEPGFWESYCTIL from the coding sequence ATGGTTCGAACATTGAACAATATGGCGGCGCTTAGAGCTTCTAGGTTTGGTTGTCCCTCGCCCAGGCATGGACTCAAGCTCCTTTTCTGGTTCGCCAATGATTACATCTTCTTCGACAATGACAACCAGATGGTTGTAATTGACAACCCCGAAGAGGGAGGCTTTGGTTTCCATCACTTCCAGAACAGACTGGAGTGTGACAACAACGTCTGCAAGAAGCTGCTTCCTGATGATGGCTACCCATTCTATGAGGTGGGCAACCTCCACCTCACAGCATCAGATTCCATGCCTGAGTATGTCAGTGAGGACTACACTGGTCACATAGATAACAGCAACATGGACCGCCTCATCATCAGCATGCGTCCAGACAGGACAGTGGATAAGGTCTATGTGACCCAGCACGAGGACCTGAGGAGCTTCGACCCGGTCAACACCTATCGCCTCAGCAGGGGGTTGCTCATGATCATCTGCAGCCATTCATCCGCGGACATGTCATTGGAGGACTTCCTGGAACAGGCGGGCTATTCCACCCACGCCCAAATCCCATTCACAAGCCTCGCCCCAAGCCCCTCTCCAAGCCCCGCCCCAAGCCCTTCTCCAAGCCACACCCCAAGCCCTGCTCCAAGCCCCGCTCCCAGGGAGTCTAGGGATATCAGGATTAATATGGAAGCTGGATCCAGAGCTCCGCCCAGAGCTGAACCAGGCTTCTGGGAAAgctactgtaccatactgtag